AAGTTCCGGGCCGTCCGCGACCCGTCGTGCGCGGCGTTCAGTAGCGCGACGCGTAGGCTCATACTCGTTCTATTCGGTTCTGCGTGAAAACACCTTTCGCCACTGGCAGTGTCTACGGGCGTCGATGACGGACCGGAGAACGCGACCCGCCGCGGCGGGAGGCCGCGGCGAGCGGATGGATGTGGTTCGTGGTGCGTTCACACCACAGTGACACTGTGTCACGCAGTACCTATCTCGGTTCGGGAGGCGGAAAATCTGGCCTCCGTCCTAGGACTCCGCGACCTCACGGAGGACGTCGGGCGCGTCCTCCAGCGCCTCGTCGAGTCTCTCGCTCTCCGGGCCGCCGCCCTGCGCGAAGTCCGCGGGGCCGCCGCCGCCGCCGCCGACCATACCTGCTAATCGGCCGACGACCTGCCCCGCGTTCACGTCGACGCCGTCGGGGACCGCGACGACGAACTGCGCGCCGTCCTTCCCGGAGCCGACCACGGCGATTTTCCCGTCCGCTTGGATGGCGTTCGCCGTCGCCTGCAGGTCGTCCATGTCGCCGTCGACGCGCTGCACGACCGCCGTCACGCCCGCGACGTCGAACTCCTCGCCCTGCGCGCCGCCGGACGCCCGCGCTTCCGCGAGCTCCTCTTTCAGCTCCTCGACGCGCTTCCCCCGGGCCTTCCACTCGTCGAAGAACCGCGCCGCAGTCTCTGGCACCTCCCTCGGCGAGACGTCGAACGTCGCCGCCGCTTCGAGGAGGTAATCCTCCGTCTCCTCGATCTGCTCGATGGCCGCCTCCCCCGCGGCGAACGTGAGGCGCTCCACGCCGTCCTGGATGCGCTCCGCGTTCAGGATCTTGATCGTCCCGATGTCACCCGTCCGGGAGACGTGCGTCCCCGCGCACGCCTGCACGTCCTCCGCGACGTGGATGAGCCGGATGTTCTCCCCCGCCGGAATCCCGCCCTGATAGAGGTCGAACCCGTGCTCCGCTTCGGCCTCGTGGCGGTGCGGCCACTCCTGCTCCACCGGCGTGTTGTCCGTCACGATGCGGTTCGCGAGCCGCTCGATCTCCTTCACTTCCTCCCTGTCGATTCGCTCGAAGTGCCGGACGTCGATGCGCGAGGAGTCCGTGCCCTTCTGCGCGCCCGCCTGCCGGACGTGGTCGCCGAGCACCTTTCGGGCCGCGTGCACGACGACGTGCGTCGCCGTGTGGTGTTGCATCAGCCGCCGCCGCCGACCCACGTCCACCTGCCCGCGCACGAACTCGCCCTTCCCCGGACTCTCGTCCGTCCGATGCAGGATGACGCCCGACTCCGACTGCACGTCCGTCACCTGCACCGTCACGTCGTCCGTGGACAGCGTCCCCCGGTCCGCCGGCTGCCCGCCGCCCTCCGGGTAGAACATCGTCTGGTCGAGCACGACGTCGTACACCGTTTCGCCCTCCTCGTCCTCGCGCTCGAAGACGTCGAGGACGACCGCCTCGAACTCGACGCGCTCCTGGTCGTCGTAGTAGAGCTGCTCCGTCTCCGGGAGGTCGACGAGCCGGTCGTCCCGGGAGTCCTCCTCCTCGAACGCCGACCCGCCCTCGTGGCGCGAGGCGACGAGCGAGTAGAAGTCGTCCGGCGCGTCCACCGTCGCGCCTTCCTCGTCGGCGATGGCTTCGACCATGTCCGGCTGGATGCCGTGGGAGTCGTAGAGCTCCACGAGCTCGCTCGTCGGAATCGGCTCGCCCTCGCTCGCGTACTCCTTGGCGAGCTGGCGGACGCGACGCCCCCCGCGCTCTAAGGTCTCCTCGTACTTCGACACCTCCGAGCGGACGATCTGCCGGATCGTGTCGCGGTTCTCGTAGCCGAGGCGCTCGGCCTGCATATCAACGAGCTCGTCGATGGGCGCGTCCACGCCCACGCTGTCCACGAGGCGCTTCGTCCGCCGGAGCACCATCCGCGCGAGATACCCCGTCCCCACGTTCGACGGCACGATACCGTCGCCGAACATGTAGGCGAGCGTGCGGACGTGGTCCGCGATGGCGTAGATGTCCTCCAGCGGCTCCATCAGCGCCGTGAGCTCCTCGACGTCGACGTCGAGCTTCTCCGCGATGGTGTCGCGCGCGGACTCCATGTCCTCCGCCTCGTCGATGTCCATGTGGCCCGCGAGCTTCGCCGCGTGATGGAGCGTGTCCTCTTCCTCCGCCGTGAGTTCGATGCCGGCGTTCTCCTTCAGGAACTCGATGGTCTCCGGGTAGATCGCCTCGTAGACCGTCGGCGTCCCCTGACTC
This sequence is a window from Halocalculus aciditolerans. Protein-coding genes within it:
- the alaS gene encoding alanine--tRNA ligase, which translates into the protein MSELEAEYRLDYFEEEGFRRAECSECGAHFWTRDAERSTCGEPPCEDYQFIDNPAFDEEYELGEMREAFLSFFEEHGHERVDPYPVAANRWRDDVLLTQASIYDFQPLVTSGQTPPPANPLCISQPCIRMQDIDNVGKTGRHTMAFEMMSHTVFNAREDVGDEYAYEGEVYWKDQTVEYCDLFLDSMGADLEDVTYIEDPWYGGGNAGPAFEVIYKGAEVATLVFMSMEEDPDGEYEMGDGKLYSPMDTYIVDTGYGLERWTWVSQGTPTVYEAIYPETIEFLKENAGIELTAEEEDTLHHAAKLAGHMDIDEAEDMESARDTIAEKLDVDVEELTALMEPLEDIYAIADHVRTLAYMFGDGIVPSNVGTGYLARMVLRRTKRLVDSVGVDAPIDELVDMQAERLGYENRDTIRQIVRSEVSKYEETLERGGRRVRQLAKEYASEGEPIPTSELVELYDSHGIQPDMVEAIADEEGATVDAPDDFYSLVASRHEGGSAFEEEDSRDDRLVDLPETEQLYYDDQERVEFEAVVLDVFEREDEEGETVYDVVLDQTMFYPEGGGQPADRGTLSTDDVTVQVTDVQSESGVILHRTDESPGKGEFVRGQVDVGRRRRLMQHHTATHVVVHAARKVLGDHVRQAGAQKGTDSSRIDVRHFERIDREEVKEIERLANRIVTDNTPVEQEWPHRHEAEAEHGFDLYQGGIPAGENIRLIHVAEDVQACAGTHVSRTGDIGTIKILNAERIQDGVERLTFAAGEAAIEQIEETEDYLLEAAATFDVSPREVPETAARFFDEWKARGKRVEELKEELAEARASGGAQGEEFDVAGVTAVVQRVDGDMDDLQATANAIQADGKIAVVGSGKDGAQFVVAVPDGVDVNAGQVVGRLAGMVGGGGGGPADFAQGGGPESERLDEALEDAPDVLREVAES